The following coding sequences are from one Epinephelus moara isolate mb chromosome 7, YSFRI_EMoa_1.0, whole genome shotgun sequence window:
- the LOC126393500 gene encoding CASP8 and FADD-like apoptosis regulator, with protein MAHLDPRELQAINQTVEALSSCERRRLFYLCEILDTDNSVACVKEMLKSKVMFHERGHLFLEELMLQLKRFDILRKVYKTSRDEVEMTLKHRQVLPRFRVLMANINEDMADEDLNNVKFLLSTTLPREKMEKAKSFLDVIIELEKLDKVSPERVDVIEQCLRDIDRVDLAKKVTAYKMSVGTSEGHQSQQQRHRPPDPFPAANSSLSLQQTRPVQSLQMATGSLPTPVYREQNYQRQVDCYKFNTNPRGVCVIIDCVGNDGDMLEQMFKALHFKVVLYKWLSVDGIYSALSGIRERENLEGDGFVCCIISRGPANHILGTDSYATGLGLEYVRRLFTADNCPKLAGKPKLFFIQRYSVAECPPRARREHRDEDLETDGCDGMSRCDFIPTDADIFWSHCWTDEYQLGQRHHHSIYLKALTDTLHKGQKRKTHLVDVHTEVNGAIFEHNKRNPGEKYHIDLKHTLRKELYLQ; from the exons ATGGCTCATCTGGACCCACGTGAGCTTCAGGCCATTAACCAAACCGTGGAGGCTCTCAGCAGCTGTGAACGCAGGAGGCTCTTCTACCTGTGTGAAATCCTGGACACGGACAACAGCGTGGCTTGTGTGAAGGAGATGCTGAAATCTAAGGTGATGTTCCACGAGAGGGGTCACCTGTTCCTGGAGGAGCTGATGCTGCAGTTGAAACGTTTTGATATCCTGAGGAAGGTGTATAAAACCAGCAGGGATGAGGTGGAGATGACTTTGAAACACAGGCAGGTTCTGCCAAGATTCAG AGTATTGATGGCTAATATAAATGAGGACATGGCCGATGAAGATCTGAACAATGTGAAATTCTTGTTAAGCACCACGTTACCTCGTGAGAAGATGGAAAAAGCAAAG AGTTTCCTGGATGTGATCATTGAACTTGAGAAACTGGATAAAGTTTCACCTGAAAGAGTTGACGTTATAGAGCAATGTTTAAGAGACATTGACAGGGTCGACCTGGCCAAAAAAGTGACTGCATACAAGATGTCAG TTGGAACATCTGAGGGACATCAGTCTCAACAGCAAAGGCACAGACCTCCT GATCCATTCCCCGCTGCAAACAGTTCCCTTTCTCTACAGCAAACAAGACCAGTACAGTCTCTGCAAATGG CCACAGGAAGCTTACCCACGCCTGTCTACAGAGAGCAGAACTATCAG AGACAAGTAGACTGCTACAAGTTTAACACCAATCCCAGAGGAGTTTGTGTTATCATAGACTGCGTGGGTAATGATGGAG ACATGTTGGAGCAGATGTTTAAGGCTCTCCACTTCAAAGTGGTCCTCTACAAATGGCTGAGTGTGGATGGCATTTATTCAGCTCTCAGTGggatcagagagagagagaacctCGAAGGCGATGGCTTTGTCTGCTGCATCATTAGCCGTGGCCCGGCAAACCACATCCTGGGTACGGACTCGTACGCCACAGGTCTAGGCCTGGAGTACGTCAGACGTCTTTTCACTGCTGATAACTGCCCCAAGCTGGCTGGCAAGCCCAAACTCTTCTTCATCCAGAGATACAGCGTTGCCGAGTGTCCGCCCCGTGCCAGGAGGGAGCATCGGGATGAGGATCTGGAGACGGATGGGTGTGATGGGATGTCCAGATGTGACTTCATCCCCACAGATGCAGATATATTCTGGAGTCACTGCTGGACAGATGAATATCAACTGGGGCAACGACACCATCACTCCATTTACCTGAAGGCTCTGACAGACACCTTGCACAAAGGTCAAAAGAG GAAAACACATCTTGTTGATGTTCACACCGAGGTAAACGGGGCCATCTTTGAACACAACAAGAGGAATCCTGGAGAGAAGTACCACATCGATCTGAAACACACTTTGAGGAAAGAGCTGTACTTACAATAG